The sequence cacaaattgaaaattaaagtaaatttgtataaaatagTATATAGAAACACTTTtagattgaaaatattatagtGGGTATCTTCAGCTCCGGAAAACTTGGAAACATAAATAACCTTTACCatgtgttttcaaaatctaaattttgtcTTGTTATGTATACATTTACtgttgaacttttgaattgaTTGATACGGTCCAACTGCAACATGGTACGTGATTGAGTTTCTTACTTTTGCTTGAACATGtatatattataaaaaaattcaagattattttctattttcggaGATTGGTTTCGCTTGTGTGacgtattaattttttacagtccTAGGTCACACAGATTATGTCGGCTTAAtacaaaaatggtttttgCTTGATCCTACAAATGTAAAATTTAGCGTTCGAAACCAGTCAAAAACAATACGGGGGATTATTAAACAGATCATTTACTATATTCTGGAATTCTGATTTTTGTAATAGTAAAACTCAACACGTGTTAGTAACCAGACAGACGGTTTACTTAGCATTCTTAGTCATTAGAAGCGTTATGTAAATCTTAGCGtctatttttgattcaatgaTTTCATTCTGCCCAGTACCTCCCAGGATTTGAATTCTCACGGTGTCTCAATGGCCAATTCTCATTTGGAATTCTGCAACACCATTCATCGCCACAAATGATATATGAACTATGACACATCGTAGGAAACTTCATGAAATGAACGACGTCAAAGTATGCGTGAATTTATAGTAATTTCATTCCGATTGTAAGAAAGGAAGGAATGCAAGATCAAAAACTCAGACACATAGAAAGTTTGTTAAATGCTTTGTTGTTCatgtattttgtagtttttaagcTATTAGTTGGGTGGATTAAGTTCATTATTCAAGACTGTGTGAGTCAAACAAAGTCATTGACgtattttcaacttcaaattaAACATAATTGAACGTCCTGTACCCATTGATTATCTTAATGTTTTCCATTGTTTTACACGTCACAATGTCTGTCTTAAGTTGAGAgcattcatagtttttttgttttcaggtcACACAGGTATCATCCCATTAGTATTCTATGCAAATGAAACAAAAGCCATGTGgctagtttttttaataacagATTAATCGTAAATTAATGggcaaaaaaccgaaaatccTTTTGCCGTCAATCCTTCATTAATCTTCCTGAAAGTGCATTGTTTCTATTTCGGTTGCTTTTTCAATGTACATATATAAAGAAGACGTGTAAAGATCATGCAAATTCATTATCAGTAGATAATATGTTTGAGATTTCATTGAACAATATTATGAGATATCGTATTATGTCTCCAAGAGAAAAAGTACCCattaaagcaaaaattaatataacaaaaaatcagaacaagCTGATACGGGAATAGATTCCAAACTGGAATCAgtcttcaaattcaaaataacatATTTGGCAAGTAACGGtgcaatttaataaaattctaTAGACTATAATGACCGTAAAATAAGAAATCACAGAAAAAGGCACATTGAGATCAGTTATACAGGAATGACAAAGTGTTAACAGATATGACAGCTTATTATTACCCATTGTTCTATTATTGTAGGTTACTAACATGgctatgaaaatttataaaaatgtgaGTTTGGACCGGTTTCGAGCTGGCTTTGGCTTTTTGATGCATGTGAAGTTGCTTGGCTCCAGTTCTTCTGgcactctgaaaaaaaagtataatacTCGTTGTTCGCTCAATTCAAGTTTGCTTACGGTATACATTCATCAATATGTTTCTTGTGTCTTGGTTTGATCCGAAAAATGAGTTTATCGTGCTTAGCTGACTGTCTGAAGTAAATATACGTCATCTCGCACCGTGTAATGTATGTCTCTTGATTCGCACCTGCAAAATTGAATGATGAGATTTGTAGACAGCGCTGAGGTTGTGGATTAGCATCTTCACTAGTTCAGTTTATCTTATTAGAATGTTTCCGGATTGTTTTTGCTTTTATTTTGTTaagctttggaaaaaaagcgTGATGTCTTTTTAGCATGAATCTCAAAAAGGGAAAGAAGACTTACGCATTTCACAGGCGTTGAATGAATCACTGTAGCCCACTGGATTTTCCGCAAAATCCGTGGACGCCACGAAAACATCTGGGCAACACTGAAAATGATTGATAATCTTTATAGCTTTGGGAAATAATCAGACTTACCGGTTTTTTTCGATTCGTTGTTTCATAGTTTATCCACGTAATTTCTAGAGAGGCAGGCATTTGTACCATACAGTATTTGCTTCCGAGATTGTTCTCAAGAATAATTGTGTGGCCCGAAAGGCTGTACACATTTTTTGCCCACTCTGCGCAACctgtaattcaaaaattgtcagtaACTCGGTTTGTAATTGTACATGGACAACATTCGTAAATGACGTCACCAAAATCTAAAGCACACAGTAGTTCAAAATGCCACACAGATACATATATACGTTTCCGCTCACTCACCAAGTCTAAAAATCGGTGTGATTTGTACATGGATGGTCACTGATTCAGAGGCATCAAAGAGGAAATGATGATGGCCACTATACAGCTGCTCTTCCTGCATAGGTCTATCACACATGTTTGAGATATTTGTGCTAGATGTGGTCTGAAATAAATACACTTTTAGTAATAGATATGGCATAAAAAATAAGTACTCAGTACCTCACATGTCCTTTCAGAAGGCCTCACGTAGGCTATTGTCTCATCAGGTACCTCTAATGTTATGTCACATTTGGAAAATGGTAACCTTGGATCGGATTTGAACGTGTAGACACCCGGTTTAGATATGCTTTGAACACAGTCTGCAATAGACAattgagtaaaaaaaaatgatttggtTAAAAAACCCTTACCTATCCGAATTTCGTCAATAAGCATTTCTTGTTCAGCATCCACTATTTTTAATAAGTttataaaatcagaaaatgacGCTGTGACATAACAAAGGTTCCacatcaaaaagaaaatgatcTGTATTATCCTTTCCAATTTAAACATTgcctaaaaattatataattaagTACTTTTTATTAGGAGCATGCAAATGATGTAGAAAAACAGAATTAAGTATACAATGAGATGCAGAGAATGAAAGACCAAAATGAGAAGCGGAGTATTTTTATACCCAAGGTATGTCagatacttttttgaattacgCGCTGATTCATTTAATTGGTTGGTGCAACATGCAAATTAAACCTTGAGGTTTTTattattcttgaaatttaCGTAATTCAGAAAGAATATACAATGTGAGAAGCGAGGGTGTACGATGTGCGGACCTGCGGAAAGAAAAGCGGAGGAGGGGCGGGGTTAGGtgaaagaaaaatggggaGGGAATTAAATTTCACGTTCACTTTTCAGAGTGCTTAAACGTAAATTCAAAAGATAATTGCGTTGACTTATGAAAACTGAAATGATTTGGCGATAAGCGTTATTACTTGGCTGTTTACTTTTCTCAAGTACATAAGGAAAATACGTGGTTTGAGGATGAACTGCAAAATCTGATCAAAATCTGGTCGTTAGCTAtgccttcaaaattttcaaaacagtgTAAGCACTATCATGCgtttgttttttgatgatGTCCTTTGATTATTCAATTTCgttctttatttatttctaaagATGATCATCTGTAGAACaatctctaaattttcaaaattgagaaaaacacaaaaatgcgTTAGGTTTTGCACAAACTACGTTTGTGTTTCAGTCTAAAAGTAGAAATATCTTAAGCGTGAAATATTGAGTCGAGTCAGTGGCCTACGTCAAATCAAACTCTATTATTCACTGTTTGGTGCTTAGTCGGATAAACGCTCTAGTTCACTGTAGAACCAACAGAATCTGCAGTAACTTTAATTATTCGGGAATACCAGTCAAAGAATGCTCAATCAAACTTTATAACTGAATGTGGCTACTTCTCTGGTCCTACGACAGACGCAAAGAATTCTGTGAAATATTTATAAGAATGATGCGGATATCTAGTAGgtccaaaattattattggATTGACTTAAAATATTCGCAGCTGATTAATaatgtaaaacttttcattttgttttcgtCAATATTATTGTCAACAATAAAGTCTattgaaatatcaattttaacctcgaaatttcatattgatatataaaaaacttttgaaaatcactaGACTCAAGAATAGTCATATTCGTCACACTATAAACATCTACATCGAGTAAAAGCACAAGCTACCGTACCCAACTTTTATGACAAATAACAcatcgtttttgaaaataattacacattattttttgtttaaagaaACATGACTGAGatgaaaagttattaaaatacATCTAACCTGATTATGAGGTATTGTTTCGTGctaaacaaactttttttctgtcacTGTGGACGTCAAATTTTAAGGGaatctacatttttctacGAAACATAACATTTATAAAATCGTACGTCAGTATGTAGGTGTGGATGATCTGCTAGTAGTATACTACTGTAGCTGAATAGGAGGTACTTGAGCGAATCAGCTCAATGCAACGAAATCCTAAAAACATAAGTACAAAAAGATCAAACAAGTCACTTTGAGGGGTTTTGTCTTCTTGTTGATATCTGATTGATATTCGGGTCGAGATTACCCCATGGCTTGGAAGTGTGACAATAGAGGTTTCGTCACAGAGGTTGGAATTCGAGGAATTTTTAATcagcaaattgacaaaatgaGTAACTTAATCATACCAAGAAAATTCAAGTGGAAAATCGGTGGTAGCTCGCTCTGCACATTAGAATCTACTACGTAATGAATTTGATGTgcaaaagttgtgaaaaagcTACACTAAAAATCAGGCAACGAGGAACTTGCTTCCTAGCAGTTTATGTCGCTTCTCTAAAAACCGGTGAATTTTCAACATCATCGTCATAGTATGCTCTTTGAGCAAAGTTCACGCCCCGAATTCTTTCCCGAATTGTTTGTGTGTGTGGCACCTTGTTCTGCTTGTTATTTACGAACGaacttggaaaattgaacCGCAAAATGCAAATTAGTCGAACTTCAACAAACACTAACGTGGCACGGTGGTAAACAATGCTGAATGTGACACATACTTTAAAATTGCAGCTGcattgataattttgatatgaagaaaaacgaagaatgATCTATCTCTTCAAGTCAGAACAGAACTGAAAATGCTTTACAAGGATGGCTCAAAAATGACCATGGaagattaacaaaaaaaaatagactggcaagacttttttttgagtcatttcaaatttttagtggatTATTATTGACATGAGTTGAACTCAGTTGTCCTTGTTATGCGTGGTCAcatatctggaaaatttctaTTGTAAACCACATAAATATACGTCACTTGAGGAACGGAACGTGTGAGGAACTGAGTGCGTTACCGAAGAATGTCTAACTAATTCCAGAAGCGAGGGGTCCTTTCCAATCTATTTTGATcgtgaaattttgattaataacaggaaattggaaaataggcaaaaataaattaaaaacaatggTACTACTAATTTTTCCTGGAAcaattgtggaaaaataacaaaagaaGGAAGAGGTGTTTCCGAGATGAAGAACACCTCTTCCAGAAAATTGgtgagaaaacaaaattttgatgacgAACACAAAAGCTACTTATAACTTTTGTAAGTTGGAAGCAGATAAGCTTCTTTGGAAAACAGTATTTTGGTATAGGTTTGTGTTCTGATATGAAATCACCTTGATCATTTTAACTGGAACTTCATTCGAATTTGGAACACTACAGTATGCCTTAACTATGATATAAAtgatcaaaaatgtgtttctgTGTATGAGTGCCACGaataaagattttaaaatgCCAAACAGATTAGAATTAGTATTATAACTTTGTCATCTCCTCTTTTTGGAAGAGGGCAGAGCAAAAGCTGGTAGACAACAAATAAATGAATGGAGGTGCGGCTTGCTCTGACTGAGTCGTTCACATCAGTACTTAAACTTTAATAATCTTGAGTTAACTACGATTTGTGGATGACTCTTGATTAATCTGCGTAAAACAGGCACTACAAAATGAACATCATACCAGACACGGTGGATGatgaattgaaaaagtgaTGAGAGATATTAATAGTGTCCTGTTTTATTCGGAATTTTCGGATATTGTTGGCAGTAAACACTTTTTGGTAGTATTCGGTGGCAGAATCCGCTTGTGCTGTTTGCTTATATTTTTACCAGTTTCAGGTGTAAAGGTGTGTAacattaaaatattgaaattacgAGAAAAAACTAAACGTAAAAATAAA comes from Caenorhabditis elegans chromosome X and encodes:
- the C32A9.1 gene encoding Insulin/EGF-Receptor L Domain protein (Confirmed by transcript evidence) codes for the protein MFKLERIIQIIFFLMWNLCYVTASFSDFINLLKIVDAEQEMLIDEIRIDCVQSISKPGVYTFKSDPRLPFSKCDITLEVPDETIAYVRPSERTCETTSSTNISNMCDRPMQEEQLYSGHHHFLFDASESVTIHVQITPIFRLGCAEWAKNVYSLSGHTIILENNLGSKYCMVQMPASLEITWINYETTNRKKPCCPDVFVASTDFAENPVGYSDSFNACEMRANQETYITRCEMTYIYFRQSAKHDKLIFRIKPRHKKHIDECIPVPEELEPSNFTCIKKPKPARNRSKLTFL